One genomic window of Corynebacterium pseudotuberculosis includes the following:
- a CDS encoding alpha/beta fold hydrolase → MNAMMSHYLGCTVHEHTLEVPWDPQNPELGTFELFARELVPSGGEDYPAFLYLQGGPGFPAPRPISISGVIKEALKTHRVVLLDQRGTGRSHRIDCDTLSADADKLHLLRQEFIVHDAEALRKALGISAWTLYGQSFGGFCVASYLSLYPGSVATSYITGGLPALEAHVDDVYRATYATIARRSEEFYRQFPWAEARIREICHHLDHSDEKLPTGERLSSRRFRTIGSDLGRSAGFYSLAYLLESPFQRSGEKKLRTDFLAAVGAKVSFASAPLYAAIHESIYGGIGGAKTAWSAHRLRGEIAGFAQDADPRSSEKFYLTGEHVYPWQFEEDPALVPFAQAAQDLAMRRWDASPYRPEVLAQSPVVAACVYVDDAFVPYEYSLHTADKLCDARLHITNQYQHDGIHWAGEEILAILKTKVADH, encoded by the coding sequence ATGAACGCCATGATGAGCCATTACCTTGGATGCACAGTTCATGAACACACCCTGGAGGTCCCTTGGGACCCACAGAATCCGGAGCTGGGAACGTTTGAGCTTTTTGCCCGCGAGTTGGTGCCCTCTGGCGGAGAAGATTATCCGGCCTTTCTGTACCTTCAAGGAGGTCCCGGCTTTCCGGCTCCGCGCCCGATTTCTATCAGCGGTGTAATCAAGGAAGCACTGAAGACGCATCGCGTGGTTCTTTTAGACCAACGCGGGACTGGTCGGTCTCATCGCATCGATTGCGATACCCTGAGTGCTGACGCAGACAAACTGCACCTTTTGCGCCAAGAATTCATCGTCCATGACGCCGAGGCGTTGCGGAAAGCTTTGGGAATCTCCGCATGGACGCTGTACGGACAAAGCTTCGGCGGATTCTGCGTCGCTTCCTACCTCTCGCTTTATCCGGGCTCTGTTGCCACGTCCTATATCACTGGTGGCCTCCCTGCTCTTGAGGCTCACGTGGACGATGTATATCGTGCCACCTACGCGACCATCGCCCGGCGCAGTGAGGAGTTCTATAGGCAATTCCCGTGGGCCGAAGCACGCATCAGAGAAATCTGCCATCACCTTGATCACTCAGATGAGAAACTCCCCACGGGGGAGCGGCTTAGCTCGAGAAGATTCCGCACCATCGGCAGTGATCTTGGTAGGTCGGCGGGTTTCTATTCTTTGGCGTATCTTCTGGAGAGCCCATTTCAGAGATCCGGGGAGAAAAAGCTCAGAACTGATTTCCTGGCGGCAGTTGGCGCAAAAGTAAGCTTTGCTAGTGCCCCGCTCTACGCCGCGATACACGAGTCGATTTATGGTGGGATCGGCGGGGCAAAGACGGCGTGGTCCGCCCACCGCCTCCGTGGGGAAATAGCGGGGTTTGCGCAGGATGCTGATCCGCGAAGCTCTGAGAAGTTTTATCTCACCGGCGAGCACGTTTATCCGTGGCAGTTCGAGGAGGATCCGGCCCTGGTCCCGTTTGCTCAGGCTGCGCAGGACTTGGCCATGCGGCGGTGGGATGCGTCACCGTATCGCCCGGAAGTGCTGGCGCAGAGCCCCGTCGTAGCCGCGTGCGTGTACGTCGACGATGCCTTTGTGCCCTATGAGTATTCGCTGCACACCGCAGATAAGCTTTGCGACGCCCGCCTCCACATCACCAATCAGTATCAGCACGATGGCATCCACTGGGCTGGCGAGGAGATCCTGGCGATCCTCAAAACTAAGGTTGCGGATCACTAA
- a CDS encoding ABC transporter permease, whose product MRGSRYSSRFSLGGKIGLGIVIVVAVIALVSLVWTPYDPLRVMPGSRLEGPSISHLLGTDRYGRDVLSQLMVGSRITLLVGIVAVSVAALVGVPLGVWAGMRRGWIDSVIMRGADLLLAFPGLLLAIVATAMFSATTLTAMMAIGVATIPAFARVARAATMQVMAQDYVAAARDASRGEIAIAMRHVIPNILSVVVVQASVAFALAILAEAGLSFLGLGTPPPDPSWGRMLQSAQSSLATAPLLAVWPGLAIALTVLGFNLLGDGLRDLTDPRSTRRTAVFSKESSS is encoded by the coding sequence ATGCGCGGTAGTCGTTACAGTAGTCGTTTTTCGCTCGGCGGCAAGATCGGGCTGGGGATCGTTATCGTCGTTGCTGTTATTGCATTAGTTTCCTTGGTCTGGACGCCCTATGATCCGCTTCGGGTTATGCCGGGGTCGCGGTTGGAGGGGCCGTCGATAAGCCATCTTTTGGGCACAGATCGCTATGGCAGAGATGTGTTATCGCAGTTGATGGTGGGATCTCGCATCACTCTCCTCGTGGGGATTGTCGCGGTGTCTGTGGCAGCGCTCGTGGGGGTGCCACTCGGTGTGTGGGCAGGGATGAGGCGCGGCTGGATCGATTCGGTGATCATGCGCGGCGCAGATCTGTTGCTTGCGTTCCCGGGTCTGCTTCTGGCGATTGTGGCCACCGCGATGTTTTCGGCCACCACGTTGACCGCGATGATGGCTATCGGAGTGGCCACTATTCCGGCTTTTGCTCGGGTGGCGCGCGCGGCGACGATGCAGGTGATGGCGCAGGATTATGTCGCTGCAGCCCGTGACGCCTCCCGTGGGGAAATCGCCATCGCAATGCGCCACGTGATTCCCAACATTTTGAGTGTGGTGGTGGTCCAGGCGTCAGTGGCCTTTGCCCTGGCTATTCTTGCCGAGGCCGGCCTGAGCTTCCTAGGGCTTGGCACGCCACCACCGGATCCTAGCTGGGGTCGCATGCTGCAGTCTGCGCAGTCTTCACTGGCCACGGCGCCGCTGCTGGCGGTATGGCCGGGGCTTGCTATCGCACTTACCGTTTTAGGTTTTAACTTGCTTGGCGACGGCCTCCGCGATCTCACCGACCCGCGTTCCACTCGCCGCACTGCAGTTTTTTCTAAGGAGTCTTCATCGTGA
- a CDS encoding BCCT family transporter — protein MNSPISSEPIPQRKPFLGLKTDPFIFLVSLGFVTVFVIGTIILGSAARDTFTRVAQGLLTGTGWLYIGGVSFIFLFLVGIFISRFGRLRLGDDNDEPEHSLIAWFCMLFAGGVGAVLMFWGVAEPLNHAVNVPRQDAEPLSEKAITEAFAFTFYHFGIHMWAIFALPGLALGYFIYKRKLPPRVSSVFAPILGSRIYDIPGKLIDALSIIATTFGIAVSVGLGVLQINSGLQRLWGLPEVSWAQLLIILVITAIACVSVASGLEKGIKILSNVNIALAVLLMFFVLISGPTLTLLRFATEAFGIYAKALPDMMFWADSYGDNPGWQGKWTVFYWAWTICWSPYVGMFVARISRGRTVREYIGGVLALPAIFSVIWFAIFGRAGIEIELNEPGKLSGPVVQDGNVPFALFGFFQEYPWTSLVSTLALVIVVIFFITSIDSAGMVNDMFSTGEEEVSPVGYRILWVVAIGAVAGALLIVSPSSGIATLQEVVIIVAFPFFITQFIMMYSLMKGMMDDSAAERRIQTRQWRKTDTAEKLEAHEAMPAPGYDEEGNELPVVSLAHDEDGNIVIPGSVVIEGNLGITGDVVDDQEDATGVKIVEHSRPQSRENWE, from the coding sequence ATGAATTCCCCGATTTCTTCGGAGCCAATACCGCAACGAAAGCCCTTTTTAGGGCTCAAGACTGATCCCTTTATTTTTCTCGTATCGCTAGGCTTTGTCACAGTGTTTGTCATCGGGACAATCATCCTGGGAAGCGCTGCTCGAGATACTTTTACACGAGTGGCTCAAGGACTTCTCACGGGAACCGGATGGCTCTACATCGGTGGCGTGAGCTTCATTTTCCTTTTCTTAGTTGGAATCTTCATCTCACGGTTCGGCCGGTTGCGTCTTGGTGACGACAACGATGAACCCGAGCACAGCCTTATCGCCTGGTTTTGTATGCTTTTTGCAGGTGGAGTAGGTGCGGTACTGATGTTCTGGGGTGTGGCCGAACCGTTGAACCATGCGGTCAACGTTCCACGACAGGATGCAGAGCCGTTGTCGGAGAAAGCGATAACCGAGGCTTTTGCTTTCACTTTCTACCACTTTGGTATTCATATGTGGGCTATTTTTGCGTTGCCTGGGCTTGCACTTGGATACTTCATTTACAAGCGCAAACTTCCCCCACGGGTGAGCTCGGTATTCGCGCCGATTCTAGGCTCGCGTATCTATGACATCCCCGGAAAACTTATCGACGCTCTCTCCATCATCGCAACGACCTTTGGTATCGCTGTCTCTGTTGGACTCGGCGTATTACAGATAAATTCTGGTCTCCAACGCTTGTGGGGATTACCAGAAGTAAGTTGGGCACAGCTGCTTATCATCCTGGTGATCACAGCAATTGCATGTGTTTCTGTTGCTTCTGGCCTGGAAAAAGGCATCAAAATACTGTCGAATGTCAATATTGCTCTCGCAGTACTCTTGATGTTCTTTGTCTTGATTTCTGGTCCGACACTGACGCTGTTACGTTTTGCCACGGAAGCGTTTGGCATTTACGCTAAAGCGCTTCCTGACATGATGTTCTGGGCTGACTCATACGGAGATAATCCAGGATGGCAAGGTAAATGGACCGTGTTCTATTGGGCGTGGACGATCTGTTGGTCGCCTTACGTGGGGATGTTCGTAGCACGTATCTCCCGTGGGCGGACTGTCCGCGAATATATTGGTGGAGTCCTGGCCTTACCTGCGATTTTCTCTGTGATCTGGTTTGCGATTTTTGGACGTGCCGGAATAGAAATTGAGTTAAATGAGCCAGGCAAACTATCCGGCCCTGTTGTTCAGGACGGGAATGTTCCTTTTGCTCTATTCGGGTTTTTCCAGGAGTATCCTTGGACAAGTCTTGTATCGACGCTGGCTCTTGTAATCGTGGTGATTTTCTTCATTACATCTATTGACTCAGCCGGCATGGTGAACGATATGTTTTCTACAGGTGAGGAGGAAGTATCGCCCGTAGGCTATCGGATCTTGTGGGTAGTAGCCATTGGAGCTGTTGCAGGAGCATTGTTGATAGTCTCTCCTTCTTCCGGCATTGCGACGCTCCAAGAAGTCGTAATTATTGTCGCGTTCCCGTTTTTTATTACGCAGTTCATCATGATGTATTCGTTGATGAAAGGAATGATGGATGATTCAGCTGCAGAGCGCAGAATACAGACACGTCAGTGGCGGAAGACAGATACAGCGGAGAAGTTAGAAGCACATGAAGCTATGCCTGCTCCGGGATACGATGAAGAAGGCAATGAGCTGCCCGTTGTTTCACTGGCACACGATGAAGACGGAAACATTGTGATTCCGGGGAGCGTAGTGATTGAAGGCAACCTTGGGATTACAGGTGATGTTGTTGATGATCAAGAAGACGCTACAGGAGTTAAAATCGTGGAGCATTCGCGACCGCAATCTAGGGAGAATTGGGAGTAA
- a CDS encoding AEC family transporter: protein MESIFRGFFVIFLVIGLGAVLGKKNALGKGAANSLGNFVYVVATPALLLDKIMHTELSAIFSANFMVVCTSAMGVAFLSFTISRVFLRRRTDASIIGALSASYANGGNLGIPIATYVLDDATIIIPLMLFQIAFYAPLTMTWLDFLHNKNRANFLLNLVQTPLRNTMFLASITGLTIVACGLRVPVALTEPVRLIGDSSVPLALILFGMSLTTTFPRGETKVIDTIVACGLKNFAHPALAWGIASMMGVTGRELLVATFLGALPTAQNVYAYALRHGTSESLARNSGIVSTLVSLPTLIAIMYLLG from the coding sequence ATGGAGAGCATTTTCCGTGGATTTTTTGTCATTTTTCTTGTGATCGGATTGGGGGCCGTCCTGGGCAAGAAGAATGCGTTAGGCAAAGGCGCTGCCAATTCACTGGGAAATTTTGTTTATGTTGTAGCTACACCGGCATTGTTGTTGGACAAAATCATGCACACCGAACTCTCCGCGATTTTCTCTGCCAACTTTATGGTTGTGTGCACCAGCGCCATGGGTGTCGCTTTTTTATCTTTCACCATCAGTCGGGTGTTCCTGCGTCGCCGTACCGACGCCTCCATAATCGGGGCTCTATCAGCAAGCTACGCCAACGGCGGCAATCTTGGAATCCCCATCGCTACCTATGTGCTTGACGACGCCACCATCATCATCCCACTCATGCTCTTCCAAATTGCTTTCTACGCACCACTAACCATGACCTGGTTAGACTTTTTGCATAACAAAAACCGTGCTAATTTCCTGCTTAATCTCGTGCAGACTCCGCTGCGCAACACAATGTTCCTCGCATCAATAACAGGCCTAACGATTGTGGCCTGTGGCCTGCGTGTGCCCGTAGCACTTACTGAACCAGTCCGTTTAATTGGCGACTCGTCCGTACCGCTGGCTTTGATTCTTTTTGGGATGTCACTCACCACCACCTTCCCCCGTGGGGAAACAAAGGTTATTGACACCATCGTGGCCTGTGGGCTTAAGAACTTCGCCCATCCAGCTTTGGCGTGGGGTATTGCTTCGATGATGGGAGTTACGGGACGAGAATTGCTCGTCGCTACGTTCCTAGGCGCGCTGCCTACCGCACAAAATGTATATGCATATGCGTTGCGGCATGGAACGTCGGAAAGCTTGGCAAGAAACAGCGGCATCGTAAGTACCCTCGTTTCTTTACCAACACTCATCGCAATCATGTATTTGTTGGGATAA
- a CDS encoding ATP-binding cassette domain-containing protein, which produces MTLLQVRNLTVTGILKDVALAVDRGERVGLIGESGSGKTMTALSIMRLINASGSIQLDGQELTALSEKAMCRIRGRKIAMVFQEPMTALDPLMRVDKQIAQVLKIHSVSPRGKVAELLSSVELDPALGRRYPHELSGGQRQRVLIAMALAHDPDVLMCDEPTTALDVTSQKAIVDLILRLVAERGTGLLFITHDLGLVATTCERILVMRGGEVIEEGTVEQVLRSPAHSYTRMLIDASQLPPARPALITDESIVRARDIKKHYRRHKAVDGVDLHVSRGERVGIVGGSGSGKTTLLKMIAGLTRPTSGTISVSGTKKMVFQDPMRSLDPRMTIREIVAEPLPRASDERIVEVLEEVGLSGEILHRFPHEFSGGQRQRISIARALIASPDILLADEPVSALDVSVRKKVLTLIDRLVHERHLTLLFVSHDLNVIRSVCSSVVVMHEGRIVEAGPVDEVFTNPKAEYTKQLLAAIPHLG; this is translated from the coding sequence GTGACGCTTCTCCAAGTCCGCAATCTCACTGTCACGGGAATCCTCAAGGATGTGGCTCTGGCAGTCGACCGTGGCGAGCGCGTCGGTTTGATTGGAGAATCAGGCTCGGGCAAAACAATGACCGCGCTCTCCATCATGCGTCTCATCAATGCGTCGGGTTCCATTCAGCTCGATGGACAAGAGCTCACGGCGCTGTCGGAGAAAGCGATGTGCCGTATCCGGGGTCGCAAAATTGCCATGGTTTTCCAGGAGCCCATGACGGCTCTCGACCCGCTCATGCGAGTGGATAAGCAGATTGCTCAGGTGCTCAAAATCCATTCGGTTTCCCCACGGGGGAAGGTTGCGGAGCTGCTCTCGAGCGTAGAACTCGACCCCGCACTCGGCAGGCGTTATCCCCACGAGCTCTCGGGAGGACAACGCCAACGAGTACTAATCGCTATGGCTCTGGCCCATGACCCCGACGTGCTGATGTGCGATGAGCCAACCACTGCTTTGGACGTGACCTCCCAAAAGGCGATTGTCGACCTAATTTTGCGCCTGGTCGCCGAACGTGGAACTGGCCTGCTCTTTATCACTCATGACCTGGGTCTGGTGGCTACCACATGCGAGCGTATTCTGGTGATGCGAGGCGGCGAGGTCATCGAGGAAGGAACCGTAGAGCAGGTTCTCCGCTCCCCCGCCCACTCTTATACGCGCATGCTTATCGACGCCTCCCAGCTCCCTCCTGCGCGACCGGCTCTCATTACCGATGAATCCATAGTGCGGGCGCGGGACATAAAGAAGCACTATCGCCGGCACAAGGCGGTCGACGGCGTCGATCTCCACGTCTCCCGTGGGGAAAGAGTCGGCATTGTGGGCGGCTCGGGTTCCGGAAAGACAACATTGTTAAAGATGATCGCGGGACTCACACGTCCCACATCCGGCACGATCTCAGTCTCTGGCACCAAAAAGATGGTTTTCCAAGATCCCATGCGGTCTCTGGATCCCCGCATGACCATCCGCGAGATCGTAGCCGAGCCGCTCCCCCGCGCTAGCGACGAGCGCATCGTTGAAGTTTTGGAGGAAGTAGGTCTGAGCGGGGAGATTCTCCACCGTTTTCCCCACGAGTTCTCGGGAGGTCAGCGCCAACGCATTTCCATAGCTCGCGCGCTGATCGCGTCTCCAGATATTTTGCTTGCCGACGAACCCGTCTCAGCCCTCGACGTCTCAGTACGAAAGAAGGTTCTCACACTCATAGACCGGCTGGTTCACGAGCGCCATCTCACCCTCTTGTTTGTCTCGCATGACCTCAACGTGATCCGCTCCGTGTGTTCTTCTGTGGTGGTGATGCACGAAGGTCGTATCGTGGAGGCCGGCCCTGTAGACGAGGTGTTTACCAATCCCAAGGCCGAATACACCAAACAACTCTTAGCGGCAATCCCCCACTTAGGATGA
- a CDS encoding ABC transporter permease, producing MIAAKLARGAAKYVFTLFIASVVIFVALRIVPGNPAEVALGVTATPEAVAKLSATMGIDKPLWEQYVSWTGGLLRGEFGTSLTSSTDISSIVADRLQVSLILVVLSMLFALVLAIPLGLWAARRSGHVDGTFISALSQVGIAVPSFLAAILFISFFAVRLRWLPTNGWSVPNEDFSGFLARLVLPVISLGIVQAAIMTRYVRAAVMDVMREDFMRTARAIGLSSWQALRSHGLRNAALPVLTVTGLQLTSLLVGAVVIERVFVIPGLGSLLLTAVTNRDLPTVQTIVMILVVLAIVINAIVDMAYVVVDPRTRKEA from the coding sequence GTGATTGCAGCAAAACTTGCACGAGGCGCGGCTAAATACGTGTTTACGTTATTTATTGCCAGTGTGGTCATTTTTGTAGCTCTTCGGATTGTCCCAGGTAACCCGGCAGAAGTGGCGCTCGGCGTTACCGCGACGCCAGAGGCCGTGGCAAAGCTAAGCGCCACAATGGGGATAGATAAACCGCTGTGGGAGCAGTACGTGTCATGGACCGGTGGCCTCCTCCGTGGGGAATTTGGGACTTCGTTGACCAGTTCAACGGATATTTCGTCTATCGTCGCAGATCGGCTTCAGGTCAGTCTGATCCTCGTTGTTCTATCGATGTTGTTCGCCTTGGTGCTTGCGATTCCACTGGGCTTGTGGGCGGCCAGGCGCTCAGGTCACGTCGACGGAACCTTTATCTCTGCGCTCAGCCAGGTCGGAATTGCAGTTCCTAGCTTCCTTGCTGCAATCCTGTTCATTTCTTTTTTTGCGGTTCGCCTGCGCTGGTTGCCCACTAACGGTTGGTCAGTGCCCAATGAGGATTTCAGCGGTTTTCTGGCGCGTCTTGTGCTGCCAGTGATTTCCCTCGGAATTGTTCAGGCTGCGATTATGACTCGATATGTTCGGGCAGCCGTTATGGATGTGATGCGTGAAGATTTTATGCGCACTGCACGCGCTATCGGGCTGAGCTCTTGGCAGGCTCTGCGCAGCCACGGACTGCGTAACGCAGCATTGCCTGTTCTGACGGTGACGGGATTGCAGCTCACTTCCCTACTAGTCGGCGCAGTTGTTATTGAGCGAGTTTTTGTCATTCCGGGATTGGGCAGCCTGCTACTCACCGCTGTAACTAATCGCGATTTGCCCACGGTGCAGACGATTGTGATGATCCTCGTTGTCCTTGCCATCGTGATCAATGCGATCGTGGATATGGCTTACGTTGTGGTAGACCCACGCACTCGAAAGGAGGCCTAG
- a CDS encoding YeeE/YedE thiosulfate transporter family protein — MIATGLLLGAVLGVVLQRGRFCVTGMLRDIYLLKTWRGFVALLIVISVHAVGLSALRTLGVITTPVDAFAPLAVVIGGFIFGIGIVLAGGCASGTWYRSGEGLVGSWFALLFYGISAAAMKTGILHGGATWLKGFTINATTIPDTFGLSPWWFAIGLSLLTVYSVWYYRSKDGASVATLGRTGWKRPLSLNTAGLLVGILGVIAWPLSAATGRNDGLGITTPTAHLTSWLTTGDAKFLNWGTLLVVGILVGSFASAKATGEFRVRVPDATTSIRSIAGGTLMGIGAALAGGCTVGNGMVQTSLFSYQGWVALLFIGLGVAAAAKAWLKPTQKTRVNSTFEVAPAGVKVGVDKQGLRAVAPGTYVIDTLGAVCPFPLIDAKTAINQLSDGEALVIDFDCTQATETIPRWAADDGHAVTDFHEVGSAGWQITVVKHGALLRT, encoded by the coding sequence ATGATTGCAACAGGTCTTCTCCTTGGCGCAGTGCTCGGCGTTGTTTTGCAGCGTGGTCGCTTCTGTGTCACCGGAATGCTCAGAGACATTTATCTTTTAAAAACGTGGCGCGGCTTTGTGGCGCTTCTTATTGTGATTTCCGTGCATGCGGTGGGCTTATCGGCGCTACGCACGCTCGGTGTCATCACCACTCCAGTGGATGCGTTCGCGCCTCTTGCCGTTGTTATAGGTGGCTTTATTTTCGGTATCGGCATTGTGTTGGCCGGTGGTTGCGCCTCCGGGACGTGGTATCGCTCAGGGGAAGGATTGGTCGGATCCTGGTTCGCGCTGCTCTTCTATGGCATATCGGCTGCCGCGATGAAGACCGGAATTCTCCACGGGGGAGCGACCTGGCTCAAGGGATTTACCATCAACGCAACCACCATTCCTGATACGTTTGGGCTCTCCCCGTGGTGGTTCGCGATTGGGCTTTCGCTGCTTACGGTGTATTCGGTGTGGTATTACCGCAGCAAAGATGGGGCGAGCGTGGCCACACTTGGGCGCACTGGATGGAAGCGCCCGCTGAGCTTGAACACGGCTGGTCTCCTCGTGGGGATTCTCGGGGTGATTGCATGGCCGCTGTCGGCTGCTACTGGGCGTAACGACGGCCTAGGCATCACCACCCCAACAGCGCACTTGACTAGTTGGCTCACCACGGGCGACGCAAAATTCCTGAATTGGGGGACGCTGCTTGTTGTGGGAATTCTTGTAGGGTCGTTTGCTTCGGCAAAGGCCACGGGTGAGTTTCGGGTGCGGGTGCCGGATGCGACGACCTCGATACGCTCGATCGCAGGTGGCACGCTCATGGGCATAGGTGCGGCGCTTGCTGGCGGATGCACCGTGGGGAATGGCATGGTACAGACCAGTCTGTTTAGTTACCAGGGGTGGGTGGCGCTGCTGTTCATCGGGCTAGGAGTTGCCGCTGCCGCGAAGGCATGGCTCAAGCCTACGCAGAAAACTCGTGTGAACAGCACCTTTGAGGTGGCGCCGGCGGGGGTGAAGGTGGGCGTCGATAAGCAAGGATTGCGCGCAGTAGCACCGGGCACATACGTGATAGATACGCTGGGTGCGGTGTGCCCGTTCCCGCTTATCGACGCAAAAACCGCCATCAACCAGCTCAGCGACGGGGAAGCGCTCGTCATTGACTTCGACTGCACCCAAGCCACTGAAACCATTCCACGATGGGCCGCCGACGACGGTCACGCCGTCACCGATTTCCATGAGGTCGGCAGCGCCGGATGGCAGATCACCGTGGTGAAACACGGCGCCCTCCTGCGCACCTAA
- a CDS encoding ABC transporter substrate-binding protein — protein sequence MFSFPPRAVALMTLAVFGLSACSAGSTASQNASVNRASDHSVTLGLTAPPSSLDFTTTSGAAIPQALMGNVYEGLVRVNQSGEVEPLLASSWDVSEDGTTYVFHLRKGVRFSNGDAFTADTAKFSIDRVLSDAWTNGLKAQMSKVTNTRVIDPHTLEVTLAHRSNTWLWSMGTLIGAMMTPGGVSDLATKPVGTGPYEVDNWAVGTSLSFTSRGEYWGESPKNKRAVLRYFADAISLTNAVRSGDVDAVIGLQSPELLESIQRDGDLDVNVGTTNGEVLLTMNHARAPFNDLRVRKAVMFGVDRQAIIDTTWEGYGVDTGGAPVPPTDPWYQKAEQYPFDPDRARQLMDEAGATGTKITISVPSLPYAATASEILYSQLRDIGFDVSIESTEFPSVWLAKVYKGHDYDMSVIAHTEARDIPNIFANPKYYLGYDDKKVQELIAQADTVNEADYVPTMKKAVTRILDQAAADNLFNLPNIVVTAKNVSGVPVNAVGDGLSLAAIAKEEPRKVTQ from the coding sequence ATGTTCTCTTTCCCCCCACGCGCGGTCGCGTTGATGACTTTGGCGGTCTTTGGTTTGAGTGCGTGCTCTGCCGGTTCGACGGCATCGCAAAATGCGTCGGTGAATAGAGCCAGCGATCACAGTGTGACCCTTGGGTTAACGGCTCCCCCTAGCTCCCTCGATTTCACTACCACTTCTGGTGCTGCTATTCCTCAGGCACTGATGGGCAACGTGTATGAGGGGCTGGTTCGTGTTAATCAGAGCGGCGAGGTAGAGCCGTTGCTTGCATCCTCATGGGATGTATCCGAAGACGGCACAACGTATGTGTTTCATCTTCGCAAAGGCGTCCGCTTTTCCAATGGCGACGCTTTCACAGCAGACACTGCAAAGTTTTCTATTGATCGCGTGCTTTCCGACGCCTGGACTAATGGTCTGAAAGCACAAATGTCTAAGGTGACCAACACCCGAGTCATCGATCCCCACACCCTCGAGGTCACGCTCGCTCATCGCTCCAACACCTGGTTGTGGTCAATGGGCACGTTGATCGGCGCCATGATGACGCCCGGCGGGGTATCGGACTTGGCCACAAAGCCGGTGGGCACCGGGCCTTATGAGGTAGATAACTGGGCCGTGGGGACCTCGCTATCCTTCACCTCCCGTGGGGAATACTGGGGTGAATCTCCTAAGAACAAGAGAGCTGTTCTGCGCTATTTCGCGGATGCTATTTCCCTGACTAATGCTGTGCGCTCTGGAGACGTTGACGCCGTCATTGGTTTGCAGTCCCCTGAGCTCTTGGAATCCATACAGCGCGATGGTGATCTCGACGTCAACGTGGGCACGACCAATGGAGAAGTGCTGCTCACGATGAATCATGCACGGGCACCATTTAATGATCTGCGCGTCCGGAAGGCGGTAATGTTTGGCGTCGATAGGCAAGCAATCATTGATACCACCTGGGAGGGCTACGGCGTTGATACGGGCGGTGCTCCCGTGCCGCCAACGGACCCCTGGTATCAGAAAGCCGAGCAGTATCCTTTTGATCCTGACCGTGCACGCCAGCTAATGGATGAGGCCGGGGCAACGGGAACAAAAATAACCATTTCTGTGCCGTCGCTGCCCTATGCTGCCACGGCCTCTGAGATTTTATACTCGCAGCTTCGAGACATCGGCTTCGATGTGAGCATCGAGTCCACCGAATTTCCCTCCGTATGGTTGGCCAAAGTTTATAAAGGCCACGATTATGATATGTCGGTGATCGCGCATACCGAGGCTCGAGACATTCCCAATATTTTTGCTAACCCAAAGTACTACTTGGGCTATGACGATAAAAAAGTCCAAGAGCTCATCGCCCAAGCAGACACCGTAAATGAGGCGGACTATGTCCCCACGATGAAAAAAGCCGTCACTCGGATCCTGGATCAAGCCGCAGCAGATAATTTGTTCAATCTGCCCAACATCGTGGTAACTGCAAAGAACGTCAGCGGGGTTCCCGTCAACGCTGTTGGCGATGGTCTCTCGTTGGCTGCTATCGCGAAAGAAGAGCCAAGGAAGGTAACACAGTAG
- a CDS encoding YggS family pyridoxal phosphate-dependent enzyme translates to MENVEALRLAHEAVLERIVNSAERAGRDAAEVRLIAVTKTHPVEVVRDAVAAGMTVLGENKPQELSSKASKVSGVTWCAIGRLQRNKAKEVAAWAQEFHALDSLRLADALQRKLEAADRMLEVFVQVNTSGEVQKGGIAPAEAAEFLGQLADYDRLHVRGLMTMARNSPEEAVVRSSFVQLRELRDTLQPYFPTATELSMGMSGDFEWAIEEGATSVRVGSALFGPRGEYLG, encoded by the coding sequence ATGGAAAACGTGGAAGCTCTCCGCCTCGCCCACGAGGCTGTTCTGGAAAGAATCGTCAATTCTGCCGAGCGCGCCGGACGCGACGCCGCAGAGGTCCGGCTTATCGCGGTGACCAAGACTCATCCGGTGGAGGTAGTTCGGGATGCGGTGGCTGCGGGGATGACGGTGTTGGGTGAAAATAAGCCGCAGGAGCTTTCGTCTAAAGCCAGCAAGGTGTCGGGAGTGACGTGGTGCGCGATTGGCCGGCTGCAGCGTAATAAGGCCAAGGAGGTGGCGGCGTGGGCGCAGGAGTTCCATGCGTTGGACTCGCTACGTCTGGCCGACGCCCTGCAGAGAAAGCTAGAGGCTGCAGACCGCATGCTAGAGGTATTTGTTCAGGTTAATACTTCCGGGGAGGTGCAGAAAGGCGGCATTGCTCCGGCCGAGGCTGCGGAGTTTTTAGGGCAGCTAGCCGACTATGACCGCCTCCACGTACGAGGGCTGATGACAATGGCTAGGAATTCCCCCGAGGAGGCCGTTGTGAGGTCATCGTTTGTGCAGCTGCGCGAGCTTCGCGATACCCTACAGCCGTACTTCCCCACCGCAACCGAGTTATCGATGGGTATGTCCGGCGACTTTGAATGGGCAATCGAGGAGGGCGCGACGAGTGTGCGGGTAGGCAGCGCGCTGTTTGGCCCCCGTGGGGAATATCTGGGTTAG